A genomic stretch from Puntigrus tetrazona isolate hp1 chromosome 6, ASM1883169v1, whole genome shotgun sequence includes:
- the cyfip1 gene encoding cytoplasmic FMR1-interacting protein 1 homolog — protein sequence MASTVTLEDALSNVDLLEELPLPDQQPCIEPLPSSLIYQPNFNTNFEDRNAFVTGIARYIEQATVHSSMNEMLEEGQEYAVMLYTWRSCSRAIPQVKCNEQPNRVEIYEKTVEVLEPEVTKLMNFMYFQRTAIDRFCGEVRRLCHAERRKDFVSEAYLLTLGKFINMFAVLDELKNMKCSVKNDHSAYKRAAQFLRKMSEPSSIQESQNLSMFLANHNKITQSLQQQLEVISGYDELLADIVNLCVDYYENKMYLTPSEKHMLLKVMGFGLYLMDGTNSNIYKLDAKKRINLTKIDKFFKQLQVVPLFGDMQIELARYIKTSAHYEENKSRWSCTSAGSSPQYNICEQMIQIREDHMRFISELARYSNSEVVTGSGRQEAQKTDSEYRKLFDLALQGLQLLSQWSAQVMEVYSWKLVHPTDKYSNKECPDNAEEYERATRYNYTSEEKFALVEVIAMIKGLQVLMGRMESVFNHAIRHTIYSALQDFAQVTLREPLRQAIKRKKNVIQSVLQAIRKTICDWETGREPHNDPALRGEKDPKGGFDIKVPRRAVGPSSTQLYMVRTMLESLVADKSGSKKTLRSSLEGPTILDIEKFHRESFFYTHLLNFSETLQQCCDLSQLWFREFFLELTMGRRIQFPIEMSMPWILTDHILETKEASMMEYVLYSLDLYNDSAHYALTKFKKQFLYDEIEAEVNLCFDQFVYKLADQIFAYYKILAGSLLLDKRLRAECKNQGANIPWPSSNRYETLLKQRHVQLLGRSIDLNRLITQRVSSALYKSLELAINRFESEDLTSIMELEGLLDINRMTHKLLSKFLTLDSIDAMFREANHNVSAPYGRITLHVFWELNYDFLPNYCYNGSTNRFVRTVLPFSQEFQRDKPPNAQPQYLYGSKALNLAYSSIYGLYRNFLGPPHIKAICRLLGYQGIAVVMEELLKVVKSLLQGTILQYVKTLMEVMPKICRLPRHEYGSPGILEFFHHQLKDIVEYAELKTVCFQNLREVGNALLFCLLSEQSLSQEEVCDLLHAAPFQNILPRVHVKEGERLDAKMKRLEAKYTALHMVPLIERLGTPQQIAIAREGDLLTKERLCCGLSIFEVILTRVRGYLDDPIWRGPLPSNGVMHVDECVEFHRLWSAMQFVYCIPVGAHEFTVEQCFGDGLNWAGCMIITLLGQHRRFDILDFSYHLLKVQKHDGKDEIIKSVPLKKMVDRIRKFQVLNDEIFAILNKYLKSGDGENMPVEHVRCFQPPIHQSLASN from the exons ATGGCATCTACTGTGACTCTAGAAGATGCTCTGTCCAACGTGGACCTGCTGGAGGAGCTGCCACTTCCAGATCAGCAGCCCTGCATTGAGCCTCTGCCCTCCTCGCTCATTTACCAG CCCAACTTCAACACCAATTTTGAAGACCGCAATGCTTTTGTGACAGGCATTGCCCGCTACATCGAGCAGGCCACCGTTCACTCCAGCATG AATGAGATGTTGGAGGAAGGACAGGAGTATGCTGTGATGCTGTATACCTGGAGGAGCTGTTCAAGAGCTATTCCTCAG GTGAAGTGTAATGAACAGCCCAACAGAGTGGAGATCTATGAGAAGACAGTGGAGGTGCTTGAGCCCGAAGTCACTAAACTAATGAACTTCATGTACTTTCAG AGGACAGCAATAGATCGCTTCTGTGGGGAAGTGCGTAGACTGTGTCACGCCGAGCGGAGGAAGGACTTTGTGTCTGAAGCCTATCTGCTCACGTTGGGGAAGTTCATCAACATGTTTGCGGTGCTGGACGAACTTAAGAACATGAAGTGCAGCGTTAAAAATGATCACTCCGCTTACAAGAG AGCTGCCCAGTTTCTAAGGAAAATGTCTGAGCCATCCTCCATTCAGGAATCTCAGAATTTATCCATGTTCCTGGCCAACCACAACAAGATTACTCAG TCCCTACAGCAGCAGCTTGAAGTGATTAGCGGATATGATGAGCTGTTGGCAGACATCGTCAACCTGTGTGTAGACTACTACGAAAACAAGATGTACCTCACCCCCAGTGAGAAACACATGCTACTCAAA GTTATGGGCTTTGGTCTCTATCTCATGGATGGAACCAACAGCAACATCTACAAACTGGATGCCAAGAAGAGAATCAACCTCACGAAAATTGACAAGTTTTTCAAG CAATTGCAGGTAGTGCCTCTGTTTGGTGACATGCAGATCGAGCTGGCCCGCTATATCAAAACCAGTGCTCATTATGAGGAAAACAAATCCAG GTGGTCGTGCACATCTGCAGGCAGTAGTCCCCAATATAATATTTGTGAGCAGATGATTCAAATCCGTGAAGACCACATGCGCTTCATTTCTGAGCTGGCTCGCTACAGCAACAGCGAG GTAGTAACTGGCTCAGGGCGTCAGGAGGCCCAGAAGACGGACTCTGAATACAGGAAGCTGTTTGATCTGGCTCTGCAGGGTCTGCAGCTGCTTTCTCAGTGGAGCGCTCAGGTCATGGAAGTG TATTCCTGGAAGTTGGTGCACCCCACAGATAAATACTCCAACAAAGAATGCCCTGACAATGCTGAGGAGTATGAACGTGCCACCAGATACAACTACACCAGTGAGGAGAAATTTGCTCTGGTGGAG GTTATCGCTATGATAAAGGGACTGCAGGTTCTGATGGGCCGCATGGAGAGCGTGTTTAACCACGCCATCCGTCACACCATCTACTCAGCTCTGCAAGACTTTGCCCAGGTGACGCTCAGAGAACCGCTGCGTCAGGCCATCAAGAGAAAGAAGAATGTCATTCAGAG CGTCCTCCAGGCCATCCGTAAGACCATCTGTGATTGGGAGACTGGCAGAGAGCCACATAATGACCCAGCACTGCGGGGCGAAAAGGACCCTAAAGGAGGATTTGATATCAAAGTTCCTCGTCGTGCCGTAGGACCCTCCAGCACTCAA CTGTATATGGTCAGGACGATGCTGGAGTCGCTGGTTGCTGATAAGAGTGGCTCGAAGAAGACTCTGCGCAGTAGTTTGGAGGGTCCGACCATCCTGGACATCGAGAAGTTCCATCGCGAATCGTTCTTCTACACTCACCTGCTGAACTTCAGTG AGACGCTGCAGCAGTGCTGTGATCTGTCCCAGCTCTGGTTCCGTGAGTTCTTCCTGGAGCTTACAATGGGTCGCCGCATCCAGTTCCCAATTGAGATGTCCATGCCCTGGATCCTTACTGACCACATCCTGGAGACTAAAGAGGCCTCTATGATGGA GTATGTGTTGTATTCATTGGATCTGTACAATGACAGTGCACACTACGCTCTCACAAAGTTTAAAAAGCAGTTCCTTTATGATGAGATTGAAGCTGAG GTGAACCTCTGCTTTGACCAGTTTGTCTACAAACTTGCTGATCAAATTTTTGCCTACTACAAGATTCTTGCTGGAAG TCTCCTTCTGGATAAAAGACTAAGAGCTGAATGTAAGAATCAGGGCGCCAATATCCCATGGCCTTCATCCAATCGTTACGAGACGCTCCTCAAACAGAGACATGTCCAG CTCCTTGGACGATCGATCGACCTGAACCGTCTGATCACCCAGAGAGTGTCATCTGCGCTGTACAAATCACTAGAGCTTGCCATCAACCGCTTTGAGAGCGAGGACCTCACTTCCATCATG GAGTTGGAGGGATTGTTGGACATAAACCGGATGACCCATAAGCTCCTCAGTAAGTTTTTGACACTGGACAGTATTGATGCCATGTTCCGTGAGGCAAACCACAATGTATCCGCGCCCTATGGCAGAATCACTCTCCATGTCTTCTGGGAACTGAACTATGATTTCTTGCCCAACTATTGCTACAATGGCTCCACGAACAG GTTTGTTCGCACTGTGCTGCCGTTTTCACAAGAGTTTCAGAGAGACAAGCCTCCCAATGCCCAGCCGCAGTACCTGTATGGCTCCAAG gCCTTGAATTTGGCGTACAGTAGCATATACGGCCTCTACCGGAACTTCCTGGGACCTCCACATATTAAGGCTATTTGCAGACTTCTCGGATACCAGGGCATTGCTGTGGTGATGGAAGAGCTGTTAAAGGTTGTCAAAAGCCTG CTTCAGGGCACCATTCTGCAGTATGTGAAGACCCTGATGGAAGTGATGCCTAAGATATGCCGGCTGCCTCGCCACGAGTACGGCTCTCCAG GTATTCTGGAGTTCTTCCACCACCAGTTGAAGGACATTGTGGAGTATGCTGAGCTGAAGACCGTGTGCTTCCAGAACCTGAGGGAAGTTGGAAACGCTTTGCTCTTCTGCCTGCTGAGTGAACAGAGCTTG TCTCAAGAGGAAGTGTGTGACTTGTTGCATGCTGCGCCCTTCCAGAACATCTTGCCAAGAGTTCACGTTAAAG AAGGTGAACGTCTGGATGCAAAGATGAAGCGTTTGGAGGCCAAATACACAGCACTGCATATGGTGCCTCTAATTGAGCGCCTGGGAACCCCTCAG CAAATCGCCATCGCCCGTGAGGGTGACCTGCTGACTAAAGAGCGGCTGTGCTGCGGTCTCTCCATATTCGAGGTCATTCTGACTCGCGTCCGAGGTTATCTGGACGACCCAATCTGGCGCGGCCCATTGCCCAGCAACGGCGTGATGCACGTGGACGAGTGCGTGGAGTTCCACAGATTGTGGAGCGCCATGCAGTTTGTGTACTGCATCCCGGTGGGAGCGCATGAGTTCACCGTTGA GCAATGTTTTGGAGATGGTCTGAACTGGGCCGGTTGCATGATTATCACACTGCTTGGACAGCACAGACGCTTTGATATCCTGGACTTCAGCTACCATCTGCTTAAGGTGCAGAAACATGATGGCAAAGATGAGATCATCAAGAGTGTG CCTCTAAAGAAAATGGTTGACCGAATCCGCAAGTTCCAGGTTTTGAATGATGAAATCTTCGCCATTTTGAACAAGTACCTGAAGTCTGGGGATGGCGAGAACATGCCAGTCGAACATGTCCGTTGCTTTCAGCCTCCGATCCATCAGTCATTGGCCAGTAACTGA
- the LOC122346611 gene encoding fibronectin type III domain-containing protein 9: MHEGLCFNLKKKTKNKLNMTITIQNITATSAIVSWPSSPGCVDTFYSVMYHPNWNSLLMGYTRKSFLREDRVPVSQTSTSLGSLSPQTTYILCVTCQSANPTREQCQVFSTLDEGTELGESGRELAMGVWLASSILLLIIAVALLWGCLHTMCPAKRDPERGSQSGPNPPHLALTPMGGNMGSEGRKSLYTLSCSGEDSQNATVIENPFRAEHGREMVNGQGLELRTPSNKQRFGPGSE; encoded by the coding sequence ATGCATGAGGGCCTgtgtttcaacttaaaaaaaaaaacaaaaaacaaactcaacATGACTATCACCATTCAGAATATCACAGCCACCTCTGCCATCGTGAGCTGGCCGTCATCTCCAGGCTGCGTGGACACGTTCTACAGCGTCATGTATCACCCCAACTGGAACAGCCTGTTAATGGGTTATACTCGCAAGAGCTTCCTGCGGGAGGACAGGGTCCCCGTGAGCCAGACGTCCACGAGTCTGGGCAGCCTCAGTCCACAGACCACTTACATCCTCTGCGTCACCTGCCAGTCTGCCAACCCCACCAGAGAGCAGTGCCAGGTCTTCAGTACCTTAGATGAGGGCACTGAGCTGGGAGAGAGCGGCAGGGAGCTGGCGATGGGCGTCTGGCTGGCCAGCAGCATCCTTTTGCTGATCATTGCTGTGGCTCTGCTTTGGGGATGTCTGCACACCATGTGTCCAGCAAAGAGGGACCCAGAAAGAGGCAGCCAGTCAGGTCCTAACCCTCCACACCTGGCCCTGACCCCCATGGGTGGCAACATGGGAAGCGAAGGAAGAAAAAGTCTGTACACACTCAGCTGCAGCGGGGAAGACTCTCAGAACGCAACGGTGATTGAGAATCCTTTTCGAGCCGAGCACGGCAGGGAAATGGTGAACGGGCAGGGTCTTGAACTTCGAACACCAAGTAATAAACAGAGATTTGGCCCTGGGTCAGAATAA
- the nipa2 gene encoding magnesium transporter NIPA2 isoform X2, translating to MGLDRGKYDFYIGLALAISSSIFIGGSFILKKKGLLRLARKGSMRAGQGGHAYLKEWLWWAGLLSMGAGEAANFAAYAFAPATLVTPLGALSVLVSAVLSSYFLTERLNLHGKLGCLLSILGSTTMVIHAPQEEEMDSLEDMAKKLVDPGFVVFATAVIITALIFIFVLGPRHGQTNILVYITICSVIGALSVSCVKGLGITIKEAIAGKPVLRNPLAWLLLLSLIACVSTQINYLNKALDIFNTSLVTPIYYVFFTTSVLSCSAILFKEWEHMGTDDIIGTLSGFVTIIVGIFLLHAFKDVSISLATLAVSIRKDERNGPVLNGMAAHNHSNYELLRNDVTEDFDDRESGLPFDSVSRRNGTMTVS from the exons ATGGGTCTAGACAGAGGAAAGTACGATTTCTATATAGGCCTCGCTTTGGCTATAAGCTCCAGTATATTTATTGGAGGTAGTTTCATCTTAAAGAAGAAAGGACTCCTTCGACTGGCCAGGAAGGGCTCTATGCGGGCAG GCCAAGGAGGTCACGCATACTTAAAAGAATGGCTTTGGTGGGCTGGCTTGCTGTCAA TGGGGGCCGGCGAAGCTGCCAATTTCGCCGCGTACGCCTTTGCTCCCGCCACCCTCGTCACTCCTCTCGGGGCTCTCAGCGTGCTAGTCAG TGCGGTACTGTCCTCGTACTTCCTGACAGAGAGGTTGAATCTGCACGGGAAGCTTGGCTGTCTGCTCAGTATCCTGGGCTCCACTACCATGGTGATACATGCCCCTCAAGAGGAGGAGATGGACAGTCTAGAAGACATGGCCAAAAAACTGGTTGATCCAG GCTTCGTGGTCTTCGCGACAGCTGTCATCATCACTGCGCTCATTTTCATCTTCGTATTGGGCCCACGCCACGGGCAAACCAACATCCTGGTCTACATCACCATCTGCTCCGTGATCGGTGCTCTGTCCGTCTCCTGCGTGAAGGGATTGGGCATCACCATTAAGGAGGCCATCGCCGGAAAGCCAGTGTTGCGAAACCCTTTGGcctggctgctgctgctgagccTGATCGCTTGCGTTAGCACACAGATCAACTACCTGAACAAAGCACTGGACATCTTCAACACATCCCTGGTGACGCCCATCTATTACGTCTTCTTCACCACCTCCGTGCTCTCCTGCTCTGCCATATTGTTCAAAGAATGGGAACACATGGGCACCGATGACATCATCGGCACACTGAGCGGCTTTGTTACGATTATCGTGGGCATCTTCCTGCTGCACGCCTTTAAGGACGTTAGCATTAGCTTGGCGACATTGGCTGTGTCCATCAGGAAGGACGAGAGGAACGGCCCTGTATTAAACGGCATGGCAGCTCACAACCACTCCAATTATGAGCTGCTACGTAACGATGTCACAGAGGACTTCGACGACAGAGAGTCAGGGTTGCCTTTCGACAGCGTCTCCAGAAGAAACGGCACTATGACCGTCTCTTAG
- the nipa2 gene encoding magnesium transporter NIPA2 isoform X1, protein MNVTSDFMNCSLCGVSYKNGFAVGQDCSSGLNLWCVYVNVTRGNSTNNTMGLDRGKYDFYIGLALAISSSIFIGGSFILKKKGLLRLARKGSMRAGQGGHAYLKEWLWWAGLLSMGAGEAANFAAYAFAPATLVTPLGALSVLVSAVLSSYFLTERLNLHGKLGCLLSILGSTTMVIHAPQEEEMDSLEDMAKKLVDPGFVVFATAVIITALIFIFVLGPRHGQTNILVYITICSVIGALSVSCVKGLGITIKEAIAGKPVLRNPLAWLLLLSLIACVSTQINYLNKALDIFNTSLVTPIYYVFFTTSVLSCSAILFKEWEHMGTDDIIGTLSGFVTIIVGIFLLHAFKDVSISLATLAVSIRKDERNGPVLNGMAAHNHSNYELLRNDVTEDFDDRESGLPFDSVSRRNGTMTVS, encoded by the exons atgAATGTTACCTCAGATTTTATGAACTGCAGCTTGTGTGGTGTATCTTATAAAAATG GTTTTGCGGTAGGCCAGGATTGCTCCTCTGGACTGAATCTTTGGTGTGTGTATGTCAATGTGACGAGAGGAAACTCTACCAACAACACTATGGGTCTAGACAGAGGAAAGTACGATTTCTATATAGGCCTCGCTTTGGCTATAAGCTCCAGTATATTTATTGGAGGTAGTTTCATCTTAAAGAAGAAAGGACTCCTTCGACTGGCCAGGAAGGGCTCTATGCGGGCAG GCCAAGGAGGTCACGCATACTTAAAAGAATGGCTTTGGTGGGCTGGCTTGCTGTCAA TGGGGGCCGGCGAAGCTGCCAATTTCGCCGCGTACGCCTTTGCTCCCGCCACCCTCGTCACTCCTCTCGGGGCTCTCAGCGTGCTAGTCAG TGCGGTACTGTCCTCGTACTTCCTGACAGAGAGGTTGAATCTGCACGGGAAGCTTGGCTGTCTGCTCAGTATCCTGGGCTCCACTACCATGGTGATACATGCCCCTCAAGAGGAGGAGATGGACAGTCTAGAAGACATGGCCAAAAAACTGGTTGATCCAG GCTTCGTGGTCTTCGCGACAGCTGTCATCATCACTGCGCTCATTTTCATCTTCGTATTGGGCCCACGCCACGGGCAAACCAACATCCTGGTCTACATCACCATCTGCTCCGTGATCGGTGCTCTGTCCGTCTCCTGCGTGAAGGGATTGGGCATCACCATTAAGGAGGCCATCGCCGGAAAGCCAGTGTTGCGAAACCCTTTGGcctggctgctgctgctgagccTGATCGCTTGCGTTAGCACACAGATCAACTACCTGAACAAAGCACTGGACATCTTCAACACATCCCTGGTGACGCCCATCTATTACGTCTTCTTCACCACCTCCGTGCTCTCCTGCTCTGCCATATTGTTCAAAGAATGGGAACACATGGGCACCGATGACATCATCGGCACACTGAGCGGCTTTGTTACGATTATCGTGGGCATCTTCCTGCTGCACGCCTTTAAGGACGTTAGCATTAGCTTGGCGACATTGGCTGTGTCCATCAGGAAGGACGAGAGGAACGGCCCTGTATTAAACGGCATGGCAGCTCACAACCACTCCAATTATGAGCTGCTACGTAACGATGTCACAGAGGACTTCGACGACAGAGAGTCAGGGTTGCCTTTCGACAGCGTCTCCAGAAGAAACGGCACTATGACCGTCTCTTAG
- the nipa1 gene encoding magnesium transporter NIPA1 isoform X2: MDEASFPVVGVVIAVVSSFINGSTFVLQKKGILRARKSGGTYLADCVWWCGTLARQIGNFLAYNVAPAVVVTPLGALGVLFGAVLASWLLQEHLNVIGKLGCALCCCGSVVLIIHSPKSENVTSRAELEERLMDPVFLVYISLVVLSLILLIVWLSPAHGKSNIMVYVCICSLLGTFTVPSSKALGLTAQEAFGETPANDSRALYLFLGLLGILVVSILIQFTYINKALESFSSNMFEAIYYVTFTSCVILASAVLFREWTALGVVDCLGILCGFVTVSVGVALLRISQEAKLSWSQTKVKEN; the protein is encoded by the exons ATGGACGAGGCTTCATTCCCAGTCGTTGGTGTTGTGATTGCTGTCGTGTCCAGTTTTATCAATGGATCCACGTTTGTGCTGCAGAAAAAGGGGATACTGCGAGCCCGCAAATCAG GTGGGACTTACCTGGCTGACTGTGTGTGGTGGTGTGGTACACTTGCAA GACAAATAGGAAACTTTCTGGCATACAATGTCGCCCCTGCAGTTGTGGTCACTCCCCTCGGAGCCCTTGGTGTCTTATTTGG GGCTGTTCTGGCATCATGGCTTCTTCAGGAACATCTCAATGTCATAGGAAAACTTGGCTGCGCTTTGTGCTGTTGTGGTTCAGTCGTGctcatcattcactcacccaaatctgaaaatgtcaCATCAAGAGCAGAACTAGAGGAGAGATTAATGGACCCAG TGTTCCTGGTCTACATCTCACTGGTGGTCCTATCACTGATCCTTCTGATTGTCTGGCTTTCTCCAGCTCATGGAAAATCCAACATTATGGTGTATGTGTGCATCTGCTCTCTCCTTGGGACTTTCACTGTGCCCAGCAGCAAAGCTCTGGGACTGACTGCTCAGGAGGCCTTCGGTGAAACACCTGCAAATGATAGCAGAGCGCTTTACCTCTTTCTGGGGTTGCTGGGAATTCTCGTAGTCAGTATTCTGATCCAGTTCACCTACATCAACAAAGCCTTGGAGAGCTTCAGCTCTAATATGTTTGAGGCCATTTACTATGTGACGTTCACCTCCTGTGTCATCCTGGCCTCTGCTGTTCTCTTCAGGGAATGGACAGCACTCGGCGTGGTGGACTGTTTGGGTATCCTGTGTGGTTTCGTCACGGTGTCTGTGGGTGTTGCCTTATTACGCATTTCTCAAGAAGCTAAACTTTCTTGGAGCCAAACCAAAGTTAAAGAAAATTAA
- the nipa1 gene encoding magnesium transporter NIPA1 isoform X1 translates to MDEASFPVVGVVIAVVSSFINGSTFVLQKKGILRARKSGGTYLADCVWWCGTLAMIVGQIGNFLAYNVAPAVVVTPLGALGVLFGAVLASWLLQEHLNVIGKLGCALCCCGSVVLIIHSPKSENVTSRAELEERLMDPVFLVYISLVVLSLILLIVWLSPAHGKSNIMVYVCICSLLGTFTVPSSKALGLTAQEAFGETPANDSRALYLFLGLLGILVVSILIQFTYINKALESFSSNMFEAIYYVTFTSCVILASAVLFREWTALGVVDCLGILCGFVTVSVGVALLRISQEAKLSWSQTKVKEN, encoded by the exons ATGGACGAGGCTTCATTCCCAGTCGTTGGTGTTGTGATTGCTGTCGTGTCCAGTTTTATCAATGGATCCACGTTTGTGCTGCAGAAAAAGGGGATACTGCGAGCCCGCAAATCAG GTGGGACTTACCTGGCTGACTGTGTGTGGTGGTGTGGTACACTTGCAA tGATTGTAGGACAAATAGGAAACTTTCTGGCATACAATGTCGCCCCTGCAGTTGTGGTCACTCCCCTCGGAGCCCTTGGTGTCTTATTTGG GGCTGTTCTGGCATCATGGCTTCTTCAGGAACATCTCAATGTCATAGGAAAACTTGGCTGCGCTTTGTGCTGTTGTGGTTCAGTCGTGctcatcattcactcacccaaatctgaaaatgtcaCATCAAGAGCAGAACTAGAGGAGAGATTAATGGACCCAG TGTTCCTGGTCTACATCTCACTGGTGGTCCTATCACTGATCCTTCTGATTGTCTGGCTTTCTCCAGCTCATGGAAAATCCAACATTATGGTGTATGTGTGCATCTGCTCTCTCCTTGGGACTTTCACTGTGCCCAGCAGCAAAGCTCTGGGACTGACTGCTCAGGAGGCCTTCGGTGAAACACCTGCAAATGATAGCAGAGCGCTTTACCTCTTTCTGGGGTTGCTGGGAATTCTCGTAGTCAGTATTCTGATCCAGTTCACCTACATCAACAAAGCCTTGGAGAGCTTCAGCTCTAATATGTTTGAGGCCATTTACTATGTGACGTTCACCTCCTGTGTCATCCTGGCCTCTGCTGTTCTCTTCAGGGAATGGACAGCACTCGGCGTGGTGGACTGTTTGGGTATCCTGTGTGGTTTCGTCACGGTGTCTGTGGGTGTTGCCTTATTACGCATTTCTCAAGAAGCTAAACTTTCTTGGAGCCAAACCAAAGTTAAAGAAAATTAA